CCGTAATATTGTCGGAACAGTGCTAAAAACGGCCCAACACAGTACTCACTCTACAACTCTGTAAGTAATATATTTGctctcgtgtgtgtgtgtgtttgcgccGATAGCTTGTGGTGACAGATTTATGCTCAGTCGTTCCACCACTTTTTCATCCCAGTAATATACATGCTGATTTTCTGTGGAATAGAAGAGGTTAGATTTTTTATAAGATCTGGAGTATTGTGATAGAAGCGTCCGCTCAACGCGCCACAcaacagggttcgattcccctcacagtgtttgaagcccatttctggtgtccctcgccgtaaTAGTGCAGGAATAGTACTAATAGTGTTATGCCAGAAACAGGTATGGGAAATCAAATaacgtgacgatcgaacgctacTGCCACTTGGCTTCCCCACCGCCCTTAAACATTAGTATTGACGGAACGTTTGCATTTAGGTGCAACAGGAGATATCAACTCTGCTGCAAACTACAACGTTCATCGAGGCAGAGATGACGAATGCCGTGGCGACTGCAACGATGTTGGAGATGGAAATGATGAAAGTTGAGAAGTCTCTGGATGACGTCACCGACTGCCATGACACATTCAAAGCGAGGCTGGAGAACATGACGTCATCTTTGGTGGACACCACTAATGAAACAAACCGTCTTACATTCAACTCTGAGATGTTGAATCAGACAATGGAGGAGCTCAACAAAGACATCAGGGAGTTGACCAGCAAAGGAGATGGTACATAGAATTGTTTCTCCACTAGTTGTAATCGAaagaattgtttgttttgatgtgaGTGACGTAGGTATTATTCTGCTGTAAACAATATTTTGCTATATCACGACGTATACATTCACTGAGTAAAGCCGGAAATGACGAAGGGTTTTGGCACTTTGGCGAAATCCGCTAGCAGTATATGGTGCTTATGAATCTGGAATTATAATCCGTCAAAACTTTATCATGTTTCATGGTTACTGAGTTACCAGTGTTTCTGTATTGACCTGAACGTTGTAAGGTTCCTTCATAATGTCAACCTAATGTATACTAACCCGTGTCTGATGAAACAAATGTGTGTGTATCTACACCATGGCGTTGTTCAATTACTAAGATTTTGATAGCTTCTTTTTCAGGGAATTAGGTAAAACGCGACATAACAATAGTAACCATATTTTATCATGTAGACTGTCATTGTGCATACCCATGTTAATGGTTCATAGTAGTTGCAGTTGCAAGTATAATCCTGTCTGATTCCTATACTTTCAGTGGAATGTATCTGTGATGGTTCTTTGTGTTATAACGTCATTTATTGCATTGTATATAGGCTTTCCTACggtttgaatttgaatttttaaTTGAATTTTGATTCAAGCATATTTTTAAGCAAGTCTGCACGATAAGATCCTTTATGGTTTGCACAATTTGGAACCATGTTTGTTTCCAAACAATATGTTGTTGAACTCGGAGTTACAGTTCACCCTGGCTTTAGTGCAAGTCTCCTGACATGTTTTTGCCAGAACGGATTTCCTGCCTAAATGataccctggttataatgcaaAACTGCATAAAATGCCAGCTGATAAACCTTTTGAAAGAAAAACTCATTTTTCCCTGGTTACAATGTCAATGACTGGCGACATGTAGTACACATATCTAAATCGGTTAATTGACATGACTCGAATTAATTACAGTCTTATAATACCAGATAGGATAACACCTGACAATACACCAACAAGTCACCTGCAACCCCCAGACGCTGGGATTGTCAAGGCTCATTAATTATACTAGAGGAGACATCAAGTCAGCCACCTCGTTGATTGCATAGGACCTCTTACTGTCCTACGTGGTTATAATGCCATCCCGGATATAATGCCATATTATCTCCTAGGAAAACGGCGGCATCATTACCAGGGTATGCTATGCTAACACTCCGTCGATGGTGAAGCAGCTTACACGCAGCAGTTCATGTTATGCACAAAACAGTCTGCTTTCAGGATAAGGGAAATAATGTCTTTATGTCATTTCCTATAGGTGTAAATGATGGTCTTTGTTTCTCTCCCTTCGGTAAATCACAGCCTTGATTATGAAATAACctaaatataataaacaatGGTTGATCAAGGGGATTTTGGGAGAAGCATGGTGCCCAGAATGGGAGAAAACGTCATCGCAAGCGTCGAGGATTTCATTTTATGAAACCATGCGTGGTCAATCAGCACAAACTGGAACAGGTAGTGCAGGCAGAAAGGATGCCCATGCTCCTGTGTGTCTTTCGTTGAAAGATCTGAAGGTTGATGCAAACGAACCTGACAAGTACAAGTTAGCTCATCATAGTCAAGCCCCATATGCAGTGCTAGCTGAGGGGAGCACCATTTTCCTGCTTTGTCAGAATTGCATACATTGGCATGACTTCAGCTCACAGCCGAATTTAGCTTGCCTTCGAACAAGACCCGTGGTGTTTAGTCAGTGTGTACAAGGTGATCTTGGATGGGTTCTATGTTCTCCGAAGGGTCCCATCTCTGGTTTGTTTGGTGGGACACCAGAGAAATGTAGAGTGCAGAGAtggtttcctgtttactggtcCTCGAGTTTCGGTGCGGTAGCGCTATGAGGGACGTGAACATTCTGTTCAGGGGACTCATTTTGCTCTTTTTAAGTCATCATCATAAGAATAAGCTTACTTGAAACAGAACATCTGCAATCATTTTGATCTTTTTAGGTCCGTCGTCATGCTGTCAACGTTACATcaccatcatcctcatcataatcatcatcatcatcatcgctaCTTATGCCCAGATTAATGTTCCGTAAGAATAAGCTTACTTGAAACAGAACAtctgcaacccatgtttgccataaaaggcgactatgcttgtaagaggcgactaacggaacggtggtcagactcgctgatttggttgacacatatcatcggttgccatttgcacagatcgatgatcatgctgtcatcaccggattgtctgatccaagcgtttacagaccgccgccttatagttggaatattagcataagactaaactcacttactcacccttATCTAAATGACCCGTAAAGCTCAGGGGCAGAACCCATACTTGTAATAggaaggcgactaatgggacaGGGTGGTCACACACGTCATCGAATCTCAATAGcgtagattgatggtcatgctatTCATCCCTGAATTGTctttgattacttacagacctgCGCCATATaacagaaatattgttgagCAGCGTAACACTaagttactcactcacccttgtcTAAATGAAACCGTCTATAACTAGAATGCATGTGACCATGTGTTTCACGGAACAAACTTGAGTATCAACGCCCACGTGGACACAAATTTCCCTCGTCAATATTACAATACAATGTTTAAGGTTTCTTGTACTTCGTTGAATTTCAGACCTGAAAATGTCAACGAGCAGACTCGACAGCGTGGCCTGTGAGTAGTATACGAATAATGCTATGCTTATTGAACTCATTTTACCTTGGAAAATACTTGTCTGGTGAATGTTAAACAAATACTATAAATTCTATTAATATATAACTTTGAATTGTGGCAGTACGCCATGAAAGCGGCAAGAAATTATTCAAAAGCTGTCACAGTCGATGTTATGGAAGGCTATGGAATATTTGATCTATATCTTGTGGCTCATCGTTTATACTGTTGTTTCAGGCCAGTCAGGGAGGCTTTTCTTCAGAGGTAGCAGTAACTATCGGTACTCGAATACCAGATATGAACAGTGGCCCGAGAATCAAAGGGTTCAATTCACCAAGCAGTTCATGCGACCACCGACTGTTTCCTACGGCGTGGTTGGTATGGAAGCGGACAAAGACTATGACGTCAAATTCAATCTGACCATCAATGACGTCAGGAGTTCGGGGTTCCTACTACAGTGTAATGCCAATGGGAAAGGCGAGCTTGTGCAACTAGATGTCCAGTGGTTGGCATGTCTCGTGTAGTCAGTTCCATGACCGTACATTGTCTGAGAAGAAGTTCACCAAAGTGTGTTAAGATATTCTTCATGTGCTCGTTTAGCTGTTGGGAATAAAGACAATGAagcaaaatgtacaaaaataatATCCTTAAATTCAGCCTGGAGCACTCGCAGTGGAaagaaatatcatcaaatatcatATGTAAGAGATAGTTATTCGTAAAGACAATTATGAAATAAGAAATTCCGTAAAGGGGGGATTTATATATAGATGTTTTAACATTTGTCTGTGCTCAGTTTAATCGTTTCTGCATGGAGAATATTTGTTGCACTTTACCCTAATTGGCCAGACACATTACACTTGAGCCGGTTACTTTAACCTTTCACGTATCAATCCTGAGTATGGTACCCTCTACTGATGTCTCAATGAGACTGTCAAATCAATTACCGAGCCCGATCAAACAGTGCTGTAGTCATCGCGATGTCATCTGATGTACTTATCACTGGCAGAGATGTATATTTCACTTGTCTATTTCTGCCACAAACGAACAAAATTCATGGCTTTGGGGTCAGTCAGCGGGACTTCAAAGATCTTTCTCAGCTTCACCACACGAAAGAGCGTGCGTTAAGCTACATTTTTAAATCATTTCTCAATCAGAAAGATTAAATGCGTTCATCGGTGGCGCTTGAAATCAAAGGTGAATGAAAAAAAGGAATAAAAATTAATAACGAGAATTTTATGGCCTGGCTGACAAGGGAGGTGAAGTACCTTATATTCCCTACGAGATTCATATGAAGCAACTTTGAACGTTTAAACTCTGCAATCGACTTGATAGTTCAGAAGTGTATTTCATCGGACAGCGCAGTTTGCTGTGTTCTTCAATCGGTTTCGTGACGTTTGTTTCGAACAAATCCATCTTAAAGAATCAGAATCAGACCGATTATTGTTGATGTAAATAAAGCGGCACAAATCTTTTCACTCCCCCTAAGTTCTGGCTGTGTCGTCAGTACGTGACTGTTTAAGAcaattcagaaatattacagctGCATGACAGTGTTTGTATACAATCAGGTCTGGAACCGCTAACCCAGTGATTGACCTCATGAAGTACGGTGGGAGGGCATGTTTTTATAAATCAGTATCAACTAGTGATAATGCTATGTGTTCTCATAGAGTTAAGCGGATCCTGCTCAGCCGGTGAAGACGCCATAAATATATGTTAATTCTAGTCCTTAGTTCACACAGAGACATTTTGGAACGTGTGGTGGAATATCGAAATGGGGAATATCCTCTAATATAATTGTTATTAATGTTGCGTTCAATGTGTATAAATCTAAACAAAAACCCATTCAACCATCTGCAGCTTACTTTATCAAGAAAATCAGGACATTCATGACAGTTGTCTGActcgacactgagatgtgaATAGACCACCTTGTCTCGGttgttcggacatgttgacaatcaactgacaaaggtgcacaccttcacaataatagacccatccagttgtgacactgtcatggaatgtattagtattcacttgatcaggtccaGCTGAGCAAGCCGCAAAGGAACAGTTATTCGCGGAGGGCAAGCGGCAGTAAAATCTTctcaatgtttcatgttttcgCGGAAACCAGAGTCAGGAAGTTTCAGAAATAATAATGAACATTAACATCAGTTCGAGTCTGGTTAAAGTATTACGCCATGGTGTTTCATCTTAAAGTGAACTTTTTGtcacactcagcactattcccgCGGCTgttagtaaataatcgagttttgaccagacaatccagtgatgaaaagTTCAACATCGATCTATACAGTTGAGATGCAATGACAGCGAGCCTTGCCTACTCCATCACGTTACAAAAAGAGTCACTCGATATGAGGCATGGACTAATTACCACATGACAATGAAACTGAGCAGATGCTGAGGGAATTAATGTACCATGCGGAACAGAAGAGTGCATCCCCGTCCATCCTCGCCGTCAGTGCGTCTGTATGTCCCTGTGTAATCAATGCAAGTACCCCATGATGCTGTACGACTATGAAATCGATGTCAGTAGTCTCTGGCTTTGACTGACCATGGTTTTGCATATAAATTATAATTAATATCATTTTCTAAAATCTAGCGTGGATCATGTTATTGAGATAAAATACTTGCTTTCTTTATGGTATGATTTATGAAACTGGAGATCATTTGTGCGCCCGTATatatgcgtgtgcgtgtgcgtgtctgATGGGTGCGGGGAAGGTCGAGGGACAGTATGCGTTTTTTAACAAAAGTCGCTACGTCATGATGTCATGATTGTCGGGTTAATCATTGGATTGATCAAAACTCCATTGTGCACACATTCAGCCgccagaaaacaaaacaacattcaaagaaataataataataaatcatTTGTTCTTGTGGCGTGATTCATTACATAACTGTCAAAACGTGAATTCAGGTAAATGTTAGCGTACGGAGAacaatgtaaatgtttgtatgaATCAAAGGTTATTGGTAATCAAACATGTTCAAACGTGGCTTTTGTTAGAAGCAAACTCTATTTCATTAGAAGGTGACAATAGAATGACATATTGGTAATGGAATCAGATGTGTGAATGTAGACATGTACTTTCTATGTTTACGTTAGGCAGTTGAAACGATCAATACCACTTACAATTATTAATGTCTTTTTGTTTCGGAGTGAGTTCCATGCAGAAGGAACCTGTCAatcaacacacacgcacgtttCACGACCAGTTGACAGCGGTGCATCTGTATTGTGAAACTTACTAGAGGACTGCATCTGACATGCAATTAACACCAAGCCTCCTCCCCACACGTCGATTAATGGAGAACTGCCCGGT
This genomic stretch from Haliotis asinina isolate JCU_RB_2024 chromosome 4, JCU_Hal_asi_v2, whole genome shotgun sequence harbors:
- the LOC137282439 gene encoding protein Hook homolog 3-like, giving the protein MSGVTYINIVLLCLNIWTTNSATTSMSASTIESTTARTTLSMTLDPLLQSGMGGFLQLIQEFGSLRAQVEQQEEANKLLRDKVARLEALLKLVNTTAVLETDYLKQGSMVQQEISTLLQTTTFIEAEMTNAVATATMLEMEMMKVEKSLDDVTDCHDTFKARLENMTSSLVDTTNETNRLTFNSEMLNQTMEELNKDIRELTSKGDDLKMSTSRLDSVACQSGRLFFRGSSNYRYSNTRYEQWPENQRVQFTKQFMRPPTVSYGVVGMEADKDYDVKFNLTINDVRSSGFLLQCNANGKGELVQLDVQWLACLV